The nucleotide sequence CTGCCAACCGTTTTAATCCGAATGCGATCAACTATATCGAGCGCACCTATACGGAACGCCGTTCAGCCTCTGAACTGGCGAAAATGCTTGCCTTCGACAACAACGAGTCACGTGAAGAGATCCTTGCCCGGGTCCGCCGCGAACTCAACGAGTACTGGGAAGGGAAAAGACTGAGCAGCTGATGCTCGTCCCCCTTGCACATCCCCCTCTTTTTTACCTCCACACCCCTTTTTAAAAACGCCTGTCTTGTTGCTTTATTCACACATTGTTCAAAGCCGTGAATAACTTGAAACAACATCACATTTTCATATTTGATTTTCTTATGAATATTTTACGTTCCTCTTTTAGATGTAACAGCATCGTAGCGAAAATGTAATGGCCGTGTAATTTCAGAGACCTATACTGCTTTCCATAAAATTCCGGCATTGCCGCTGCAGCGCATCAGTGCAGTGTAGGTGCCGCTATGGAGCATCCCATGCTGAATATCGAAGGCACACTTCATCAAGAATACCCGCGCTTCTTCCACTATCCTACGGCGGTGCGGAAACCGGCGCTCTCATTTTTGAAGCTGCTGCTTCAGGAAGAGAAGATCAACCATTTTCTTACCGACCACCGCAAAGTGAAAAACCTTGCATTCATCGACGCGGCGCTCGAGCATCTGAATATTTCATACAAAACGGACCACCACCAGATCCAGAACATTCCGGCGATCGGAAAAGTGATCATCGTGGCCAACCACCCCATGGGAGCCATGGATGCCTTCACATTGATCAAAATGGTCAGCAGTATCCGTCACGACAAGAAGGTCAAGATCATCGCGAACAAAGTCCTTGCCGCCTTTGACCAGATCAACGACCTTCTGATCGCCGTCGATACCTTTAACGGGCGTCTGACCAAGGAGAGTATGAAAAAGGTAGACGAGGCGCTGCGCAACGAAGAGGCCGTCATCTTTTTCCCCGCGGGCGAAGTCTCCCGCGCCTACCTCAACGGTATCGTCGACAGCAAGTGGAAAAGCGGCTTCATGAAGTTCGCCAAGCGGACACAGAGCCCCATCCTCCCCATCCATATCAAGGCGCGCAACTCCGCCCTCTTCTACGGTGCCTCCTGGCTCTACCGCCCGCTGGCCACCATGCTGCTCGCCAAGGAGATGTTCTCCGCACGCAACAGCGTCGTCGAGTTCACCGTCGGTGAAATGATCGGTATCGATACCATCAACGATATGCCGCTGAGCTACAAGCGCCACGCAAAGCTGATGCGCAAACACCTCTACAGGGTCGCCAAGGGGCGTAAACCGCTCTACCCGACCCAGCAGTGCATCGCCCACCCCGAACCGCGCCACCTGATCAAAGAGGAGCTCAAACGCGCCCAGCGGATCGGTTCGACCTCGGACAACAAGCATATCTACCTCGCCGACTTCGAGGAGGCACCGACCCTGCTCAATGAAGTCGGCCGCCTGCGAGAGTACAGCTTCCGTAAAGTCGGGGAAGGGAGCGGCCGCAAACGCGACCTCGACCGCTACGACGAATACTACCGCCACCTCATTCTCTGGGATGATGATGCCCTGGAACTCGTCGGGGCCTACCGTATTGCCGACTGTGAATGGATCCTCTCCTGGGGCAGCAAGGATGCCCTCTACCTCAACGAGCTCTGCAGCCTCGGTGAAGCATTCGACCCCTACCTGGAAAATGCCATCGAGCTCGGGCGCAGTTTCATCCAGCCGAAATACTGGGGAAGCCGTGCGCTGGACTATCTCTGGCAGGGCATCGGCGCCTACCTGAAACACCACCCCCACATCAGGTACATGATCGGGCCGGTCAGTATCAGCGGCAGCTACCCCTCAGCCGCAAAAGAGGCACTGGTCCACTTCTACGGACACTACTTCGGCAGCCGGGACACCCTGGTGACCGCACGCACCCCCTACCGGCTCTCTGCCCTTGCCCTGGAGGATGAAAACGCGCGCTTCTGCGGCGACAACTATGCCGAGGACTTCCGCCGCCTCAAGGAGTACCTGCGGGCCTTCAACGTCACCGTACCGACCCTCTATAAACAGTATGCGGAACTCTGCGAAGAAGACGGGATCACTTTTATGGATTTTGGGATTGATGCGGAATTCAACAACTGTATCGACAGCTATATTCTGGTCGATGTTGCCAAGATCAAAGAGAGTAAACGCAAACGCTATATCGATACTGAGTGAATGTTTCACGTGAAACATTCACTCACTGCATCGCTTCAAACGCCTCAGAAATAAAATCCGTCTTCGACATAAGATCGTAGCGCACACCTTCAAAGGTAAATGCCAGACGGTTTGCATGAAGCAAAAGACGTTTTGCCCCACTCTTCCCTATCCGCTCTTCGTCGCTGATCCCCTTGTCCAGGAAACGGACGACGTCCTCTTCATTTTGTCCGTAGATAGGATCACCGACGATCGGATGTTTCACGTGAAACAAATGGACCCGGATCTGGTGCTGTCTGCCTGTCAGCGGTTTCGCCTCGACAAGGGTCATATCCTGCTCAGGGAAATAGCGCAGGATTTTGATATCCGTCCGTGAAGGCTTCCCTTCCACATGCACTTTGACGATCATGCGCACCAGTGCAGAGTCATCCGGCTGGCGGATCAGCGGGGCGTCGATGACGACGTCCGCTTCCATCCGGCCGTGCACCAGGGCCAGATAGCGTTTGTCCATCTCACGGTTTTCAAACATCAGTTTTAGGGTGCGCTCGCTCTCTTTATCCTTCGCGGCCAATAACAGGCCGCTCGTCTCCTGGTCGATACGGTGCGTGATGTTAGCGTGCGGACCGTACCGATGGCGTATTTCATCCACCATACTGTAGGGGGTATGGCGGTTCTGCGGATGGACAAGCACACCGCTCGGTTTGTCAAACAGCGCAAACGACTTCGTTTGAAAAACGGGGTCGAGTCCACGGGAGACCGGTTCAAACATAACACACTGAAACAAACCCTCGATATCGCCGGCGGGATCCCGCATCAGCTCGCCGTCGATAAAGATGCGCCCCTTCGCAATATAGCGCTGCGCATCCCGCTGCGTAAAGCCGAGTTCGCGTATTAAAAAGAGGAAAGCCTTCATGCGTTTTGGGGCAACGAAATCTTTGAGAACGAATGGCAAAATTAAACCCTTTATTAGTGACGCTTGGCTATTATCTACTTTATATAAAAGCGGCATTTTATCACAGGAACGATGTGTCTTTTCCGACGCTTCCGGCTGGTAAATCCGCGCAGATGAGGAGCGAGAATGGTTGAACGCTATGCCAGAGAAGAGATGGCATCCAAATGGACGATGCAGGCAAAATATCAGGCCTGGCTCGATGTGGAAAAAGCTGTCGTAAAAGCTTGGAACAAGCTGGGCCTTATTCCCGATGAGGATGCGAAGAAAATCGTAGAGAACGCCGGCTTCAGCGTCGAGCGCATTGATGAGATCGAAAAGGTGACGCGTCATGACCTGATCGCCTTTACCACTTCCGTTTCGGAAACGCTCGGGGACGAAAGCCGCTGGTTCCACTACGGCATGACCTCCTCCGATACGATCGACACGGCCGTAGCCCTGCAGATGAAAGACTCCCTTGCCCTGATCATCGACGACGTCAAAATGGTCATGGAGTCCATCAAGAAACGCGCCGAAGAGCACAAGATGACCCTCATGGTCGGACGCTCCCACGGTATCCACGGCGAACCGATCACCTTCGGTCTCGTCCTGGCCGTCTGGTACGACGAAATGCACCGCCACCTCAAAAACCTCGAAGAGACGATGGAGGTCATCTCCGTCGGCCAGGTCTCCGGTGCCATGGGTAACTTCGCCCATGCCCCACTGGAGCTCGAAGAGTACACCTGTGAAGAGCTCGGCCTCCAGCCGGCACCGGCATCCAACCAGGTGATCCAGCGCGACCGTTACGCCCGCCTGGCGACCTCCCTCGCCCTGATGGCGAGCAGCATCGAAAAGTTTGCCGTTCAGGTCCGCCACTGGCAGCGCACGGAAGTGTACGAAGTCGAAGAGTTCTTCGCCAAGGGGCAGAAAGGTTCATCCGCCATGCCGCACAAGCGCAACCCTATTCTGACCGAAAACATCACCGGTCTGGCACGCATGATCCGCGCCTACTCCATCCCGGCGATGGAGAACGTCTCGCTCTGGCATGAGCGCGACATCTCCCACAGCTCGACCGAGCGCTTCTGGCTGCCGGACGCTTTCATCACCTCCGACTTCATGCTGCACCGTATGAATAACGTCATCGCTAACATGGTCGTCTACCCGGAGAACATGATGAGAAACCTGAACCTCACGGGCGGCCTCGTCTTCTCCCAGCGCGTCCTGCTCGAACTCCCCAAACAGGGTGTGAGCCGCGAAGATGCCTACCGCATCGTCCAGCGCAACGCAATGAAAGTATGGGAAGGTCTGCAGCAGGGCAAACCGGCACTGAACGAGAAAGGCGAGAGCCTCTATCTGCAGTACCTGCTCGGTGACGAAGAGCTGAGAAAAAGTCTGAGCGAAGAGCAGATCCGCGAATGTTTTAACTACGATTACTATACGAAAAACGTGGATAAAATTTTTGCACGGGTCTTTAGCAAATAACAATCTAATTCGAATATAATTTCCTTATCTTCCTGGCTCTTTATTGCAAGAGGGTCGATAAGGAATCCATATAAAACAGTGTAGGAAGAGCCTTCCCCTCTTTTCTATCATTTGCATACAAAACATGAACTTTCTGTAAAGGCAAATAATGATCACGATCCTCAAACGAAACGGACGCAGAGAACCGCTTGATATCACGAAAATCCAGAAGTACACTTCCGCAGCGGTCAACGGGCTGACCAATGTTAGCCAGAGCGAACTCGAAGTCGACGCACAGATCCAGTTCCGCGACGGCACCACGTCACGGGAGATTCAGGAGACCCTGATCAAAACCGCTGTCGACAAGATCGATATCGATGCACCGAACTGGACGTTTGTCGCCGCCCGCCTGTTTCTGTTTGACCTTTACCACCGCGTCAACGGTTTTACCGGTTACTGCAAACTGGAAAAGTATTTTGAAAAAGGGGAAAAAGAGGGGCGCATCCTGCTGGGGCTTCGCAGCAAGTACGACCTCGACGACCTCGATGCCTACATCGATCCCGAGCGTGACCTGCAGTTCACCTACCTCGGTATCCGTACCCTCTACGACCGCTACCTGATCAAGGACCGCAACGGCGACCCGATCGAGCTGCCGCAGCACATGTTCATGGCCGTCTCGATGTTCCTTGCACAGAACGAGGAGAATCCGCAGGAGTGGGCGAAGAAGTTCTACGACATGATCTCCAAGTTCGAGGTCATGATGGCGACCCCTACCCTCTCCAACGCACGGACGACACGCCACCAGCTCAGCTCCTGTTATATCGGTTCGACACCGGATAACATCGAGGGGATCTTCGACAGCTACAAAGAGATGGCCCTGCTCTCCAAGTTCGGCGGCGGGATCGGCTGGGACTGGACACAGGTCCGCTCCATGGGTTCGTATATCGACGGCCACAAGAATGCCGCCGGCGGTACTGTACCGTTTTTGAAGATCACCAACGACATCGCCATTGCCGTCGACCAGCTCGGGACCCGCAAAGGGGCCATTGCCGTCTACCTGGAACCGTGGCACATGGATATCATCGACTTCCTCGACCTGAAGAAAAACTCCGGCGAAGAGCGCCGCCGCGCGCACGACCTCTTCCCGGCGCTCTGGATCAACAACCTCTTTATGAAGCGCGTCCAGGAGGACGGCATCTGGACGACGTTCGACCCGCTCGAATGCAAAGAGCTCTCCGAACTCCACGGCGAGGCGTTTGAAAAACGTTATCTTGAACTCGAGCAGGACGAGAGCGTCCTCAAAGAGCGCCACAAAGCCAAGGACCTCTGGAAACGGATCCTCACGAGCTATTTCGAAACCGGCAGCCCTTTCCTCTGTTTCAAGGACAACGCTAACAAGGCTAACCCGAACGATCACTACGGCATCATCCGCAGCTCCAACCTCTGTACGGAGATCTTCCAGAACACCCAGCCGAACCACTACCTGATCAAACTCAAGTTTGAAAACGGTGAGTGCCTCACCTACGAAGAGGATGAGCTCGTCAAGGTCGACAGCGGTATCGAGAAACCGGCCAAGAAGGTCACGGCACTCGACAGCATCGGCGGACAGCAGATCTACATCGTTGAAAAAGAGAAAGTCGACGGTGCGACGGCTGTTTGTAACCTCGCCTCTGTCAACCTCTCACGCGTCAACACCAAGGAGGACATCGACCGTATCGTCCCGATCGCCGTCCGTGCGCTGGATAACGTTATCGACCTCAACTTCTACCCGCTGGAAAAGGTCAAACGCACTAACGCCCGCAGCCGCTCCATCGGCCTTGGCGTTATGGGCGAAGCGCAGATGCTCGCCGAAGCGGGAGTGAGCTGGGGAAGCCAGGAACACTTCGACAAGATCGACGAAGTGATGGAAGCCGTGAGCTATAACGCCATCAAGGCGTCATCCAACCTCTCTGTCGAAAAGGGAAGCTACCCCGAGTTCGAAGGTTCCAAATGGAGCCGCGGCATTCTGCCGATGGACCACGCCAACGCCGAAGTCCTCAACCTCGTCGACCGCGGCGGGCTGTTTGCCTCTGCCTACGACTGGGAGAGCCTGCGTGAAACAATCAAAACACAGGGAATGCGCAACGGATACCTGATGGCGATCGCCCCGACCTCCTCCATCTCCATCCTCACGGGCACGACGCAGACGATCGAACCGGTCTACAAACGCAAATGGTACGAAGAGAACCTCTCCGGCCTCATCCCGGTCTGTGCGCCGAACCTGAGCCCGGAGACATGGTCCTTCTATACACCTGCGTATGACCTCGACCAGACCATCCTCGTCAAAGCAGCTGCGATCCGCCAGAAGTGGATCGACCAGGGGCAGAGCCTCAACATCTTTATCACCCTCGACAAAGCAAGCGGGAAGTACCTCAACGAGATCTACATGCTCGCCTGGCGCCTGGGGATCAAATCGACCTACTACCTGCGCTCACAGTCGCCCGAAGCGACAAACGACGTCGAAGACCGCTCCATGGAATGCGTGGGCTGCCAGTGAAGCCCCTTTCGACCCCTTCGGCTGCCGCTACTCTTCTGGAGCGCATCATTGACGGCGAAGGGGCCATGCTGCGTTCCCTCGCCCTTAACGGCCCCACCACAGCCACCCTCACCCTCTCCGTCCAGGACAAACACCGCGGTTACGACTGGATCGACATTGTTTTCGAAATCAGCGGCATGAACGATGCCAAACTGGTAGACGACAAACAGCTGGGTTTTATCGATACGGATGAAGGGATCACGGTGGTGTTTGAAAATAGTCAGTGGGGATTGGCCGTTGGCCGTTATGGGGGTATGGAAGCGCTCAAAAGCGCTCCCCTCTATGTGATCGGCACCTCTTTGAAATACGAAGAGGCACCCTTCAGCGGGTGATCAGGAGATCACCTTTCTTTCGCGACGGCGCCCTTCCCGGCTCCGTTTGACTTCACAGCCTTTGAGTCTGCTGGTCATTTCCTTGGCCTCGCGTTCAGTGATCTCGCGGGCTTTAAGTGCATCCTTGATGACGTTGGCGTTCAGATAGACATGCGTCATTTCGTCTCTCCTCTCTTTGCAGTACGTGACATGTCAATGAGGGTTTCAGAGTGTCCCTGTCTGGTTCACAACACGGCACATCTCCGGCGGTAAAACAAACAGTTTCATACCGTTTGAGACGTCAAAACAGTGTCGAATTGTGGGAGCATTTTTTTAGGCCGAACTTTAATGGTATAACGGATTAGATAATAAAAAGATAATAGTGAAAGATTAGTATTTGTTAGGATTCAGGCCAAATCTGTTTCCAGCTGCGTCAGCAGCCCGCTGCAGCAGCGCTCGATCATCGAGAAGACTTTTTCAAACCCTTCGAAGCCGGGGAAAAAATAGGGATCCGGCACATCCGCACCCCCGAAACCGAAATCGCCGAGTTTGTAGACGTTAGCCATCCCCATGCGCTCCAGGTCGGCAACGTTCTTCGCATCCAGCCCCACGATGACGTCAAAAACCGCCGCATCGTCCAGGCAGACCTGCCGCGCACGGTAGGCACCGATATCCAGTCCGTGCTGCTTTGCAATCCTCACGGAGTGGTCACAGGGAGGCTCCCCGATATGCCATGACCCCGTGCCGGCGGAATCGACCCGAAGATCCATCCCCTTTTCCGCCGCCTTTTCGCGGAGGATGGCCTCGGCCAGCGGCGAGCGGCAGATATTGCCGAGACAGACAAACAGGATGGAACGCACCGTTAGCCGTTCGTGTAGAGGTAGCGTTTGATCTTCTTCGTCGGGGTTTTGACGAAGGGTTCGCGCTGCTCGATCACCCGTGCGATCTTGGAGAACTTGGAAACGCTTTCATTTGTCTCTGTTTTGATGCGCTCGAGCAGTTTTTCGATCTCAATATGCTGTTCCGTCTCGGAGAGCTTCGTGATATCCATATGCTCGTCGAGTTTCTCATAATTGAGGTGAATACGGGCTACAAGCTGCTTTTCCACATCATAGACGAGGGCGTCCTCGACCAGCTCATCCTCCATGATCTTCGCTTCGATCTGCTCCGGGTAGATATTCTCGCCGCTGGGGCCGAGAATAACGTTTTTGGAACGCCCGCTGAGGAAGAGGTAGCCGTCCGGATCAAGGTAGCCGAGGTCCTCCGTATTGAACCAGCCGTCTTCGTGCAGGACCTCCGCCGTTTTAACCGGGTCCTTGTAATACCCGAGCATCACGTTCGGCCCCTTGGCCCAGACGGTCCCTACCCCTTTGTCATTCGGATCGACGATGCGCAGATCGACCGAGGTGACAGCAGGTCCGATCGCCCCCAGTTTCGTCTTAAAGGGTGCGCCCGCCGCCAGCAGCGGTGCCGTCTCCGTCAGACCGTAACCGATGGCGTACGGGAAGCCGGCATCGGCAAGGAAATGCTCCACCATCGGCGAGAGCGGCGCCCCGCCGACCCCGAAGATGCGCAGTTCGCCGCCGAAGGTCTCCAGGAGCTTTTTGCCGGCGATCTTGTGCAGCGCCCTGCGGATGAACGGCACGGCATAGAGGGTGCGCATGAGGGCATTCTTGTGGAAGTTCGGCAGGATACGGTTTTTGAAGATCTTTTCGATGACGAGCGGGACGGAAAGGATCACCGTCGGTTTGACCTGCGCCATCGCATCGATCAGGATCTTCGGCGTCGGAACCTTGGAGAGGTAGTAGACGCTCGCACCGTTGGCCATCGGCAGCAGGAAGCCGACGGAACACTCATAGGTATGCGCCAGCGGCAAAATAGAGAGGAAACGGTCATCAGAGACCACTTCGACGACACTTTGCGATACGAGCGCCTCGTACGCCAGCGCGCGGTGCGTCAGCATGACCCCTTTACTGCTCCCCGTCGTACCGGAGGTGTAGATAATCGCCGCCAGATCGTCCTCAGAGGGCTTATAAAGGAGATCGGCATGCCTGGAGCCCTTTACCCCCTCTTTGACCTTCTCGAGGATCGTAGGGCTCCGTTTCGCGAAGGTGGGGTCGTCGCTGAGATCCTCGGTCAGGACCAGCATCGCGATCGAAGCAAGGATACCTTCGTCGAGGGCTTCGCGCTTCTTGGCCGAAACGAAGACGGCCCTGCTCTGCGAATGGGCGATGATGTGGCGTACCTCGTTGTCGTGGAAATCCGGCAGGATGGGGACGATGACCGCTCCGAGCGTCGTGGCGGCAAAGTAGACGACACCCCAGTTTGGCATGTTCTCGCTGCAGAGCGCAACGCGGTCGCCGCGGTTGATGCCCGCAGCCGCCAGACGTGTTTTAAGCGCGTCGACCGCTTCCCCGAACTCGGCATAAGTCAGGGTCTGGCTTCCGTCGACGTTCCGCAGGATGGGCCGCGCCCCGTAGGCAGCCGTCGAGCGTGCCAGCAGGGCACTGAGCGTCAGCTCCGGCAGCGTGATCTTGAAGCGCGGGTCGCTGTTGCGGCGGAAAGAGACACGGATGACATCCGCGAGCCCCTGGTGCCCCTTCCCTTCATCCAGTTCGACACTGCATGCTTCGAGCATTTCAACGTCGAACCAGGGGCGCTTGAGCTTCTCGAAGCTTTTGAGCTCGTAAAGCAGTTCCAGCGCTTTCGGGCCGCCCGAATCTCGCTCAATCTGCGAAGTCGCAAAAAATTCACCGGCAAAGACACCGCCCCTGTTGACAATGGAAAGCGCTTTGACGAACACCGCCGTGCGCAGCGGCTCCTCGAGGTGCAGGTAGGAGCAGAGCACCGCGTCGTAGGTCTCCTCCGGTTCCCAGTGCGCAAGGTCCAGATGGCTCACCTCGACCGTGACCCCCCTGCTCCGCGCCATCTCCTGCAGCTTCTCCAGCCCGACCTCGGAAGCGTCGATAGCGTGGGCTTCAAGACCGTTTTCCGCCGCGTAACAGGCGTTTCTGCCCTCCCCTTCGCCGAGGAAAAGGATCCGCGCGCCCCTGGGAAGTGCATCCATCACCTCTTTGAGGTAGACGTTGGGCTGGGTACCGTACAAGAACCCCTCCCGTGAAAATTTCTCATTCCATACCTTGCCGATTTTCATTTCTGAACCCCGTCAAGTACCGGTACAAAAGAACACACTTCAAGCTCCTCTTCAATAAGCTGATCGCCTATTTTAACATAGCGGACGATAACCTGCCCCCCGTCGCGCTCCATCG is from Sulfurimonas sp. HSL-1656 and encodes:
- a CDS encoding lysophospholipid acyltransferase family protein, with the protein product MLNIEGTLHQEYPRFFHYPTAVRKPALSFLKLLLQEEKINHFLTDHRKVKNLAFIDAALEHLNISYKTDHHQIQNIPAIGKVIIVANHPMGAMDAFTLIKMVSSIRHDKKVKIIANKVLAAFDQINDLLIAVDTFNGRLTKESMKKVDEALRNEEAVIFFPAGEVSRAYLNGIVDSKWKSGFMKFAKRTQSPILPIHIKARNSALFYGASWLYRPLATMLLAKEMFSARNSVVEFTVGEMIGIDTINDMPLSYKRHAKLMRKHLYRVAKGRKPLYPTQQCIAHPEPRHLIKEELKRAQRIGSTSDNKHIYLADFEEAPTLLNEVGRLREYSFRKVGEGSGRKRDLDRYDEYYRHLILWDDDALELVGAYRIADCEWILSWGSKDALYLNELCSLGEAFDPYLENAIELGRSFIQPKYWGSRALDYLWQGIGAYLKHHPHIRYMIGPVSISGSYPSAAKEALVHFYGHYFGSRDTLVTARTPYRLSALALEDENARFCGDNYAEDFRRLKEYLRAFNVTVPTLYKQYAELCEEDGITFMDFGIDAEFNNCIDSYILVDVAKIKESKRKRYIDTE
- a CDS encoding RluA family pseudouridine synthase, whose translation is MPFVLKDFVAPKRMKAFLFLIRELGFTQRDAQRYIAKGRIFIDGELMRDPAGDIEGLFQCVMFEPVSRGLDPVFQTKSFALFDKPSGVLVHPQNRHTPYSMVDEIRHRYGPHANITHRIDQETSGLLLAAKDKESERTLKLMFENREMDKRYLALVHGRMEADVVIDAPLIRQPDDSALVRMIVKVHVEGKPSRTDIKILRYFPEQDMTLVEAKPLTGRQHQIRVHLFHVKHPIVGDPIYGQNEEDVVRFLDKGISDEERIGKSGAKRLLLHANRLAFTFEGVRYDLMSKTDFISEAFEAMQ
- the purB gene encoding adenylosuccinate lyase, giving the protein MVERYAREEMASKWTMQAKYQAWLDVEKAVVKAWNKLGLIPDEDAKKIVENAGFSVERIDEIEKVTRHDLIAFTTSVSETLGDESRWFHYGMTSSDTIDTAVALQMKDSLALIIDDVKMVMESIKKRAEEHKMTLMVGRSHGIHGEPITFGLVLAVWYDEMHRHLKNLEETMEVISVGQVSGAMGNFAHAPLELEEYTCEELGLQPAPASNQVIQRDRYARLATSLALMASSIEKFAVQVRHWQRTEVYEVEEFFAKGQKGSSAMPHKRNPILTENITGLARMIRAYSIPAMENVSLWHERDISHSSTERFWLPDAFITSDFMLHRMNNVIANMVVYPENMMRNLNLTGGLVFSQRVLLELPKQGVSREDAYRIVQRNAMKVWEGLQQGKPALNEKGESLYLQYLLGDEELRKSLSEEQIRECFNYDYYTKNVDKIFARVFSK
- a CDS encoding ribonucleoside-diphosphate reductase subunit alpha translates to MITILKRNGRREPLDITKIQKYTSAAVNGLTNVSQSELEVDAQIQFRDGTTSREIQETLIKTAVDKIDIDAPNWTFVAARLFLFDLYHRVNGFTGYCKLEKYFEKGEKEGRILLGLRSKYDLDDLDAYIDPERDLQFTYLGIRTLYDRYLIKDRNGDPIELPQHMFMAVSMFLAQNEENPQEWAKKFYDMISKFEVMMATPTLSNARTTRHQLSSCYIGSTPDNIEGIFDSYKEMALLSKFGGGIGWDWTQVRSMGSYIDGHKNAAGGTVPFLKITNDIAIAVDQLGTRKGAIAVYLEPWHMDIIDFLDLKKNSGEERRRAHDLFPALWINNLFMKRVQEDGIWTTFDPLECKELSELHGEAFEKRYLELEQDESVLKERHKAKDLWKRILTSYFETGSPFLCFKDNANKANPNDHYGIIRSSNLCTEIFQNTQPNHYLIKLKFENGECLTYEEDELVKVDSGIEKPAKKVTALDSIGGQQIYIVEKEKVDGATAVCNLASVNLSRVNTKEDIDRIVPIAVRALDNVIDLNFYPLEKVKRTNARSRSIGLGVMGEAQMLAEAGVSWGSQEHFDKIDEVMEAVSYNAIKASSNLSVEKGSYPEFEGSKWSRGILPMDHANAEVLNLVDRGGLFASAYDWESLRETIKTQGMRNGYLMAIAPTSSISILTGTTQTIEPVYKRKWYEENLSGLIPVCAPNLSPETWSFYTPAYDLDQTILVKAAAIRQKWIDQGQSLNIFITLDKASGKYLNEIYMLAWRLGIKSTYYLRSQSPEATNDVEDRSMECVGCQ
- a CDS encoding low molecular weight protein-tyrosine-phosphatase, yielding MRSILFVCLGNICRSPLAEAILREKAAEKGMDLRVDSAGTGSWHIGEPPCDHSVRIAKQHGLDIGAYRARQVCLDDAAVFDVIVGLDAKNVADLERMGMANVYKLGDFGFGGADVPDPYFFPGFEGFEKVFSMIERCCSGLLTQLETDLA
- a CDS encoding AMP-binding protein, which codes for MKIGKVWNEKFSREGFLYGTQPNVYLKEVMDALPRGARILFLGEGEGRNACYAAENGLEAHAIDASEVGLEKLQEMARSRGVTVEVSHLDLAHWEPEETYDAVLCSYLHLEEPLRTAVFVKALSIVNRGGVFAGEFFATSQIERDSGGPKALELLYELKSFEKLKRPWFDVEMLEACSVELDEGKGHQGLADVIRVSFRRNSDPRFKITLPELTLSALLARSTAAYGARPILRNVDGSQTLTYAEFGEAVDALKTRLAAAGINRGDRVALCSENMPNWGVVYFAATTLGAVIVPILPDFHDNEVRHIIAHSQSRAVFVSAKKREALDEGILASIAMLVLTEDLSDDPTFAKRSPTILEKVKEGVKGSRHADLLYKPSEDDLAAIIYTSGTTGSSKGVMLTHRALAYEALVSQSVVEVVSDDRFLSILPLAHTYECSVGFLLPMANGASVYYLSKVPTPKILIDAMAQVKPTVILSVPLVIEKIFKNRILPNFHKNALMRTLYAVPFIRRALHKIAGKKLLETFGGELRIFGVGGAPLSPMVEHFLADAGFPYAIGYGLTETAPLLAAGAPFKTKLGAIGPAVTSVDLRIVDPNDKGVGTVWAKGPNVMLGYYKDPVKTAEVLHEDGWFNTEDLGYLDPDGYLFLSGRSKNVILGPSGENIYPEQIEAKIMEDELVEDALVYDVEKQLVARIHLNYEKLDEHMDITKLSETEQHIEIEKLLERIKTETNESVSKFSKIARVIEQREPFVKTPTKKIKRYLYTNG